A window of Citrus sinensis cultivar Valencia sweet orange chromosome 7, DVS_A1.0, whole genome shotgun sequence contains these coding sequences:
- the LOC102626329 gene encoding G-type lectin S-receptor-like serine/threonine-protein kinase At1g11330 isoform X2 encodes MELGSHERTISVALVVLLSSCFYTDFGTATATDTITSSQFIGDPEAIISIGSKFKLGFFSPDGNSTNRYIGIWYNKGGSANKTVVWVANRSKPLNDSSGIFTIWEDGNLVVLNGQKEIHWSSNVSSLVKNSNTRAQLLDSGNLVLHDNISQVSIWDSFQEATDTFYSEMKVSTDLRTGKKVQLTSWRSLSNPSIGSFSAGLDSFTIPEVFIWINGTRPYWRSGPWNGRYFIGIPDMNSVYLDGFNLGEDHQKGTRYLTFAFADNDVFFTLTPQGNLEERAWVDGKAHLKIYFFYPTNDCDVYGKCGAFGSCNSQKIPICSCLLGFEPKNAEDWNRGNWSGGCVRRKPLLCQRTVKPSEVEGKQDGFFKLETMKVPYFAERSSAKEDKCKDQCLNNCSCKAYAYEIGVGCMIWTHNLIDIRKLPSGGTNLYIRVAHEELDRKDMKLVIILSVIVGIIAIAICTFFAWRWFAKRKAMKENSKVQRLDLGEAYANFSTEKVNPARLQDLLVFNFEELANATNNFQLANKLGQGGFGPVYKGKLQDGQEIAVKRLSKASGQGQEEFMNEVMVISNLQHRNLVRLLGCCVEREENMLIYEYMPNKSLDSFLFDFGLARIFGGNQDQAATKRLVGTYGYMSPEYAMEGRFSEKSDVFSFGVLLLEIVSGRKNTSFYHEEFELTLLGYAWKLWNDNNVIDLVDPLISESGFKMEIIRCVNVGLLCVQEFVKDRPNMPTVVSMLNSEIKDLPAAKQPAFTVRRGAYDSASSSNQNQQICSINDVTVTLMEGR; translated from the exons ATGGAACTCGGAAGCCATGAGAGAACGATTTCAGTAGCTCTTGTTGTGTTATTATCATCTTGTTTTTATACAGATTTCGGCACTGCTACTGCTACAGATACAATCACATCTTCTCAGTTCATCGGAGATCCTGAAGCCATTATCTCTATTGGCAGTAAATTCAAGCTTGGGTTTTTTAGCCCTGATGGTAATTCTACCAATCGCTACATTGGAATTTGGTACAATAAAGGAGGATCTGCAAATAAAACTGTCGTATGGGTTGCAAACAGAAGCAAGCCTCTCAATGATTCATCCGGGATTTTCACAATTTGGGAGGATGGCAATCTTGTTGTTCTGAATGGGCAGAAAGAGATTCATTGGTCATcaaatgtttcaagtttagtAAAAAATAGTAACACAAGAGCTCAGCTTCTTGATTCGGGAAATCTTGTCTTGCATGATAACATTAGCCAAGTTAGCATATGGGATAGTTTCCAAGAAGCTACGGATACATTCTATTCAGAAATGAAAGTTAGCACAGATCTAAGAACAGGTAAGAAAGTGCAGTTGACATCATGGAGAAGCCTTTCTAATCCATCCATTGGAAGCTTCTCAGCTGGCCTTGACTCCTTTACAATTCCTGAAGTGTTCATCTGGATTAATGGTACCCGCCCGTATTGGAGGAGTGGTCCATGGAATGGTCGCTACTTCATTGGGATTCCGGATATGAATTCTGTTTATCTTGATGGATTTAATCTTGGAGAGGATCACCAGAAAGGAACTCGTTATCTCACTTTCGCCTTTGCAGACAATGATGTGTTTTTCACCTTGACTCCTCAGGGGAATCTGGAAGAAAGAGCTTGGGTCGACGGCAAGGCTCATttgaagatttattttttctaccCGACAAACGACTGCGATGTTTACGGCAAATGTGGGGCTTTCGGAAGCTGTAATTCACAGAAAATACCAATTTGTAGCTGTCTGCTAGGGTTTGAGCCAAAGAATGCAGAGGACTGGAACAGAGGAAACTGGTCTGGTGGGTGTGTCAGAAGGAAGCCACTGCTTTGTCAAAGGACGGTCAAACCTAGTGAAGTTGAGGGGAAACAAGATGGGTTCTTTAAGCTAGAGACTATGAAGGTGCCTTACTTTGCTGAGCGGTCCTCTGCCAAGGAAGATAAATGCAAGGACCAGTGCCTGAACAATTGTTCCTGCAAAGCATATGCTTATGAGATTGGCGTTGGTTGTATGATATGGACTCACAATTTAATCGACATTCGGAAATTACCCTCTGGTGGGACAAATCTTTATATTCGTGTGGCACATGAAGAACTTG ACCGAAAAGATATGAAACTGGTTATCATACTATCAGTGATCGTAGGAATAATTGCCATTGCAATTTGTACATTTTTCGCGTGGAGATGGTTTGCTAAACGAAAGG CAATGAAGGAAAATTCCAAGGTGCAACGACTTGATTTGGGAGAAGCATATGCAAATTTTTCTACTGAAAAAGTGAACCCAGCTAGACTACAGGATTTACTAGTGTTCAACTTTGAGGAGCTGGCTAATGCAACTAACAACTTCCAGTTAGCGAATAAACTTGGGCAAGGTGGCTTCGGTCCAGTTTACAAG GGAAAATTGCAAGATGGACAAGAAATAGCAGTGAAAAGACTATCCAAAGCATCCGGACAAGGGCAGGAAGAATTTATGAATGAGGTTATGGTAATTTCTAATCTACAGCATCGAAACCTTGTTAGACTCCTCGGATGTTGTgttgaaagagaagaaaacatGCTGATTTATGAATACATGCCCAATAAAAGTTTGGATTCATTTCTATTCG attttggcCTGGCAAGAATTTTCGGAGGCAATCAAGATCAAGCCGCCACTAAGAGGCTAGTGGGGACATA TGGGTACATGTCACCTGAATATGCAATGGAAGGAAGATTTTCTGAAAAATCAGATGTCTTTAGTTTTGGAGTATTGTTATTAGAGATTGTTAGCGGGAGAAAGAACACAAGTTTTTACCATGAGGAGTTTGAGTTGACTCTTCTAGGCTAT GCCTGGAAATTGTGGAATGACAACAATGTAATTGATTTGGTGGATCCACTTATATCCGAATCTGGCTTCAAAATGGAGATCATAAGGTGCGTAAATGTGGGATTGCTTTGTGTGCAAGAATTCGTAAAGGACAGGCCAAACATGCCAACCGTTGTATCAATGCTTAATAGTGAAATTAAGGACCTCCCTGCTGCAAAACAACCAGCATTTACAGTTAGGCGGGGTGCCTATGATTCGGCGTCATCTTCTAACCAGAACCAACAAATATGTTCTATTAACGATGTTACTGTTACACTCATGGAAGGCCGTTAG
- the LOC102626329 gene encoding G-type lectin S-receptor-like serine/threonine-protein kinase At1g11330 isoform X1, with protein sequence MELGSHERTISVALVVLLSSCFYTDFGTATATDTITSSQFIGDPEAIISIGSKFKLGFFSPDGNSTNRYIGIWYNKGGSANKTVVWVANRSKPLNDSSGIFTIWEDGNLVVLNGQKEIHWSSNVSSLVKNSNTRAQLLDSGNLVLHDNISQVSIWDSFQEATDTFYSEMKVSTDLRTGKKVQLTSWRSLSNPSIGSFSAGLDSFTIPEVFIWINGTRPYWRSGPWNGRYFIGIPDMNSVYLDGFNLGEDHQKGTRYLTFAFADNDVFFTLTPQGNLEERAWVDGKAHLKIYFFYPTNDCDVYGKCGAFGSCNSQKIPICSCLLGFEPKNAEDWNRGNWSGGCVRRKPLLCQRTVKPSEVEGKQDGFFKLETMKVPYFAERSSAKEDKCKDQCLNNCSCKAYAYEIGVGCMIWTHNLIDIRKLPSGGTNLYIRVAHEELDRKDMKLVIILSVIVGIIAIAICTFFAWRWFAKRKAMKENSKVQRLDLGEAYANFSTEKVNPARLQDLLVFNFEELANATNNFQLANKLGQGGFGPVYKGKLQDGQEIAVKRLSKASGQGQEEFMNEVMVISNLQHRNLVRLLGCCVEREENMLIYEYMPNKSLDSFLFDPQRQSLLDWPKRFNIIKGISRGLLYLHRDSRLRIIHRDLKASNILLDDDLNPKISDFGLARIFGGNQDQAATKRLVGTYGYMSPEYAMEGRFSEKSDVFSFGVLLLEIVSGRKNTSFYHEEFELTLLGYAWKLWNDNNVIDLVDPLISESGFKMEIIRCVNVGLLCVQEFVKDRPNMPTVVSMLNSEIKDLPAAKQPAFTVRRGAYDSASSSNQNQQICSINDVTVTLMEGR encoded by the exons ATGGAACTCGGAAGCCATGAGAGAACGATTTCAGTAGCTCTTGTTGTGTTATTATCATCTTGTTTTTATACAGATTTCGGCACTGCTACTGCTACAGATACAATCACATCTTCTCAGTTCATCGGAGATCCTGAAGCCATTATCTCTATTGGCAGTAAATTCAAGCTTGGGTTTTTTAGCCCTGATGGTAATTCTACCAATCGCTACATTGGAATTTGGTACAATAAAGGAGGATCTGCAAATAAAACTGTCGTATGGGTTGCAAACAGAAGCAAGCCTCTCAATGATTCATCCGGGATTTTCACAATTTGGGAGGATGGCAATCTTGTTGTTCTGAATGGGCAGAAAGAGATTCATTGGTCATcaaatgtttcaagtttagtAAAAAATAGTAACACAAGAGCTCAGCTTCTTGATTCGGGAAATCTTGTCTTGCATGATAACATTAGCCAAGTTAGCATATGGGATAGTTTCCAAGAAGCTACGGATACATTCTATTCAGAAATGAAAGTTAGCACAGATCTAAGAACAGGTAAGAAAGTGCAGTTGACATCATGGAGAAGCCTTTCTAATCCATCCATTGGAAGCTTCTCAGCTGGCCTTGACTCCTTTACAATTCCTGAAGTGTTCATCTGGATTAATGGTACCCGCCCGTATTGGAGGAGTGGTCCATGGAATGGTCGCTACTTCATTGGGATTCCGGATATGAATTCTGTTTATCTTGATGGATTTAATCTTGGAGAGGATCACCAGAAAGGAACTCGTTATCTCACTTTCGCCTTTGCAGACAATGATGTGTTTTTCACCTTGACTCCTCAGGGGAATCTGGAAGAAAGAGCTTGGGTCGACGGCAAGGCTCATttgaagatttattttttctaccCGACAAACGACTGCGATGTTTACGGCAAATGTGGGGCTTTCGGAAGCTGTAATTCACAGAAAATACCAATTTGTAGCTGTCTGCTAGGGTTTGAGCCAAAGAATGCAGAGGACTGGAACAGAGGAAACTGGTCTGGTGGGTGTGTCAGAAGGAAGCCACTGCTTTGTCAAAGGACGGTCAAACCTAGTGAAGTTGAGGGGAAACAAGATGGGTTCTTTAAGCTAGAGACTATGAAGGTGCCTTACTTTGCTGAGCGGTCCTCTGCCAAGGAAGATAAATGCAAGGACCAGTGCCTGAACAATTGTTCCTGCAAAGCATATGCTTATGAGATTGGCGTTGGTTGTATGATATGGACTCACAATTTAATCGACATTCGGAAATTACCCTCTGGTGGGACAAATCTTTATATTCGTGTGGCACATGAAGAACTTG ACCGAAAAGATATGAAACTGGTTATCATACTATCAGTGATCGTAGGAATAATTGCCATTGCAATTTGTACATTTTTCGCGTGGAGATGGTTTGCTAAACGAAAGG CAATGAAGGAAAATTCCAAGGTGCAACGACTTGATTTGGGAGAAGCATATGCAAATTTTTCTACTGAAAAAGTGAACCCAGCTAGACTACAGGATTTACTAGTGTTCAACTTTGAGGAGCTGGCTAATGCAACTAACAACTTCCAGTTAGCGAATAAACTTGGGCAAGGTGGCTTCGGTCCAGTTTACAAG GGAAAATTGCAAGATGGACAAGAAATAGCAGTGAAAAGACTATCCAAAGCATCCGGACAAGGGCAGGAAGAATTTATGAATGAGGTTATGGTAATTTCTAATCTACAGCATCGAAACCTTGTTAGACTCCTCGGATGTTGTgttgaaagagaagaaaacatGCTGATTTATGAATACATGCCCAATAAAAGTTTGGATTCATTTCTATTCG ATCCACAAAGACAAAGTCTTTTAGACTGGCCAAAACGCTTCAACATCATTAAAGGAATTAGTCGAGGTCTCCTTTACCTTCACCGGGATTCTAGGTTGCGGATCATACATAGAGATCTAAAGGCAAGTAACATCTTACTCGATGATGATCTGAATcctaaaatttcagattttggcCTGGCAAGAATTTTCGGAGGCAATCAAGATCAAGCCGCCACTAAGAGGCTAGTGGGGACATA TGGGTACATGTCACCTGAATATGCAATGGAAGGAAGATTTTCTGAAAAATCAGATGTCTTTAGTTTTGGAGTATTGTTATTAGAGATTGTTAGCGGGAGAAAGAACACAAGTTTTTACCATGAGGAGTTTGAGTTGACTCTTCTAGGCTAT GCCTGGAAATTGTGGAATGACAACAATGTAATTGATTTGGTGGATCCACTTATATCCGAATCTGGCTTCAAAATGGAGATCATAAGGTGCGTAAATGTGGGATTGCTTTGTGTGCAAGAATTCGTAAAGGACAGGCCAAACATGCCAACCGTTGTATCAATGCTTAATAGTGAAATTAAGGACCTCCCTGCTGCAAAACAACCAGCATTTACAGTTAGGCGGGGTGCCTATGATTCGGCGTCATCTTCTAACCAGAACCAACAAATATGTTCTATTAACGATGTTACTGTTACACTCATGGAAGGCCGTTAG